Within Ipomoea triloba cultivar NCNSP0323 chromosome 9, ASM357664v1, the genomic segment GGGACATTTAACTGTTTCATCCTTTTCAAAATAGTTGCAAGTAGTTGGTGAATATCATTATTCAAATACATTAGATTCCATCTTACTGATGTTCTAATCTCTTTGTTGCTGCACAATGAAAGCttatatattgtaaatttgtTATGGAGTTAATTGTCtaattattcaatatataaaatcacCAACATCATTATTCAAATACATTAGTGTTCCTTCTAACTGTTTTACTAATGAACTAATCTCTTTGTTGCTGCGCAATTAAGCTTCCATACTGTAAATTTGTTATGGTCTTATGGAGTTAATTGTCTAATTATCCAATACATAAAATTATCAGAAGCATTTGATTGGAAAACCTGTTTAATTGTTCTGTGCCAGAActggatttttaaaaatattttccttgcaGTACCCCAGAGTGTCAGAGGAGCGACAACCTTTATCGCACCATGGTAGCACAGCATTGGTACTCTCCACAGGCCTCTTAGTTGATACAAATCTTGATACCTCAAGCCCGGATACTTATAGGCCACCTCCTACACCAAGGCCATATGAAACCCATGCAGGACGGCCTAGAACACCACCAGGTAATCAAGATGGCCACAAGAATGAGGCAGCGGCACAGACAAAAGACACTGAAACTTGTGAAGAAGCAAACTCTGGAAATGGTACAGAAATAGCTGACACAGCCACAAAAGGATCTGATGCTAAAGTGCAAGATAATATTGAGCTTACTGCTCAAAAGGAAGTGGTTGATGAACTTGAGAAATCTGGTGAACTTAAAAAGTCCAATGAACCTATTGTTCCATCACTTCAGGAAGAGGAGGATGTTTGCCCAACGTGCCTTGAAGGTCAGCAATAACATCCCCTGCTtcaccacccccccccccccccccccccccaaaaaaaaaaaaaaaaaaNNNNNNNNNNNNNNNNNNNNNNNNNNNNNNNNNNNNNNNNNNNNNNNNNNNNNNNNNNNNNNNNNNNNNNNNNNNNNNNNNNNNNNNNNNNNNNNNNNNNNNNNNNNNNNNNNNNNNNNNNNNNNNNNNNNNNNNNNNNNNNNNNNNNNNNNNNNNNNNNNNNNNNNNNNNNNNNNNNNNNNNNNNNNNNNNNNNNNNNNNNNNNNNNNNNNNNNNNNNNNNNNNNNNNNNNNNNNNNNNNNNNNNNNNNNNNNNNNNNNNNNNNNNNNNNNNNNNNNNNNNNNNNNNNNNNNNNNNNNNNNNNNNNNNNNNNNNNNNNNNNNNNNNNNNNNNNNNNNNNNNNNNNNNNNNNNNNNNNNNNNNNNNNNNNNNNNNNNNNNNNNNNNNNNNNNNNNNNNNNNNNNNNNNNNNNNNNNNNNNNNNNNNNNNNNNNNNNNNNNNNNNNNNNNNNNNNNNNNNNNNNNNNNNNNNNNNNNNNNNNNNNNNNNNNNNNNNNNNNNNNNNNNNNNNNNNNNNNNNNNNNNNNNNNNNNNNNNNNNNNNNNNNNNNNNNNNNNNNNNNNNNNNNNNNNNNNNNNNNNNNNNNNNNNNNNNNNNNNNNNNNNNNNNNNNNNNNNNNNNNNNNNNNNNNNNNNNNNNNNNNNNNNNNNNNNNNNNNNNNNNNNNNNNNNNNNNNNNNNNNNNNNNNNNNNNNNNNNNNNNNNNNNNNNNNNNNNNNNNNNNNNNNNNNNNNNNNNNNNNNNNNNNNNNNNNNNNNNNNNNNNNNNNNNNNNNNNNNNNNNNNNNNNNNNNNNNNNNNNNNNNNNNNNNNNNNNNNNNNNNNNNNNNNNNNNNNNNNNNNNNNNNNNNNNNNNNNNNNNNNNNNNNNNNNNNNNNNNNNNNNNNNNNNNNNNNNNNNNNNNNNNNNNNNNNNNNNNNNNNNTACtgcttcccccccccccccccccccccaacccttaaggaaaaaaaaaaaaatcaccccATGTAGGTGAGGATGTATACACTGATGACTTGGAATATAAACTGGATAATACTTATATTTCTTCCTGCAGAATATGACGAGGAGAATCCAAAGATCATAACACAATGTGAGCATCATTTTCACCTTTCATGCATTCTCGAATGGATGGAAAGAAGTGACACTTGTCCCGTCTGTGATCAGGTTAGCTATAAACCTCAACAATTATACGCAGATGCCAGTTAGAGTTTCCAACCATGGTTGTACCATAAAGATTCTATTTGTTTTTCCGGTTGCAGGAAATGGTTTTCAGTGCTTAGATTGATTGATCATTGTCACACTTCTGGTATTGGCATTTTGGTATTAATATAGAAAGGAGTTTTTGGTGACAAGTCGCAGTCCTTAGCTTGCTCATTTGATTTTGCGGTGTTGTTTTAGTTCTTtaaatgaattgaaaaaaaataatttcaaaaaaaaaaaatggaaaagaagaaaatgcaaGCACATGGATTTGAATGTACATAGGTTTTCCTTTGCGGTTTCTTCATATTTAATGATGATGAACTATATAGGTTATACATAGGGATGTGAGGAAATATCTTGCCCGCTGAAGCTTCCTACTAGATAGGTGCATCAAGATGTTGTGTTGGGTATTGCCTCCCGTTTTGGGTGGTTCCTGGCTCCCCACTGCTGCTAGCCTTGTCTCTCAAGGCTTGTGGACAATCTGTCGCATTCTATCCATCTGTTCTTTATAGTGCTTTGTATATTTCCCCAGAAATCAAGACCATCCTCAGTGCCTATTACgcttattttttttgtttttgttttggttttggtttttttgttgttattacATTTGATTTTGGGACGGGAGGAACTTTGGCAACCTGCATTAGAAAAtcaattttgtataaaatgctCGATTTCATACCACgtttacaatttcttttatctGGTTTGATATGGATGTAATAGGCAGCAGCAGAATATGTCATTTGATCACATCGGGTATGGTCCCTACTAtatctaatacggagtataattaaGTATATTATCTGTTTGTACTTTGTAGTTTGTCCATGATACCAAAGTCAATGGTATTGCCGGCGACTAtagaaaaaaatcatataaattaaTCGCCTTTTAATTTAATCCTTCtaacaatattttctttttaaacgtTCACTAAATAAGACAACGCTCACACCCATACACTGAATTGGAACCTAACATGTGACTGGGTAGTCCTATCCTTTGCTTTCAAAGAGTGAAGATTATATGAGGTTCTCAATTGAGTAGAGGGACCAGAGAGAGTAGTAGAAATCATTGGCAACCAAATGAAAtttggaaaatgatattttggttgctaagagcatccacaatagtggagtattttattattattttttaaagtttttgagGAGTTTATGTAAATGTAATTAGGAAAGACAAATGagaggggaggaaaaaaaacaaaacaaattcgATTATTAAAAAAGTATTTGTCGTGCGCGCCTGGGCGCGTGCAGTACACGTGCTCGCTGGACGCATTGGTTGCAGCACTGGAATCCATGAGCTGCTTGCACTGTTCCAATAACTCTTCATTTGTAGAACAACTAaaatcttttcttttcatttctcttcccCCCATGTCCAAAAACCTTTAAATATCCAccgataaggatgctctaagttATATAATTTGGTagactcaaaattttaattgatgacGCTTTCGTTATTAGTAGGTAGATATGTACTGAAGTGAGATGATACGATACCAATAATTATAGAAACTGAAAGTACTATTAACTGAAAGATCAAAAGATAATATTAATGGATAGACATTAAGATAGGGTAtatctttataattaaaataatgaaaaatgtatatttttaaaatgaaattagtGGGCACCAAGATCCCAATTCCCTATGTTCCGCACTGGGATGGCTTTCCCTAATTACGATAGAATTCCAAGCTGTCCTTGTTTTCCTCAATTGGGTGGAAGTCAACAACCATCGCttaaaaatggaaaaggaaaatgattctTGCAAGTATTTGAGTGCAAGTCTCACTTCAAGTGGTGGAATGGTCCTTAACTTTTAGTTGGGTGTGCACTACCTAGCAAATCcacaatcaatatatatatatgactccGTTTAGGTGAGAACGGGTAATCCAAGGGAGAACTAAGAATCACTCATAGCCGTCCACGCGTCCAAATCTAATGGATTAGAAAcactgatttttaaaaaatgcggtgatatttttataaataattgaatatcaaagtgcaagtaaattgtgttaaaagtgcaagtaaattgtatacATGTTAGCTCTAAACCATTTCAATGACCGCTCTGTCCTCGTATGGTGCCTTGCATGGCAAGAACTCCTTTGCGAGCGGCTCCTGTGCCACCAGCACTGTGGTCGTCACCACCACCGCCGCTACGTAGTAAAGATTAGTCTACTAAGGAAGAACAATAACATGTTAATAGTTTATGTGTCtatctgacttttttttttttttttttcaaatttaagtgATGTTTATTCATGGTAATGTCATGATTGTGGGTGGTACAAGTTGTAAATACAATTACGagaaagaaaatggaaagatATTGACTATAACAACAATAAAGTTTTGAATTTGGGTTAAACGTGATTTGGATGATAAATTTTATCATTATATAAAGAATTAACTTAAACAGCTAAGAAATATAAACACAAGCAGATTCTTAAGATATGTTAAGCATTACTATTCGTAAGATTATGTATAACCTACAACACAACCTAGTACTCCCGTACTCCCctatattttttgagttcatGAGTTGCTTTCTAGGGAAAGAATGTTCCTTTTGTcggttttgttgatagaggataaaaaattatcatgacacaataatactatgaccaaaagacaatgctttgaaaaaaaaaggactaaatatGAATCtttacctataaatttaggacaaaaaaatgaaattagttaattatatacacacatgGTAAAAACTGTGGATCtatttgaaaatattgaatgattgaggggaaaataaagggaaaaagtgccaagtgaattttataaatattacaaattaaaagtttacaataattataaaattcaccatatattttgttaataaaactCCGATGAGCCCTTATGAATGGTTGATAAAATAAGGTTTTTTTATTCCAAAATTTATGTATAAAATGGTGATTTTAATCTCTCAAGTCTCAATGGTTAACATgagcattattatttttataattttttttaaattgcaattttGGCTCATCATAAATAGAGACTATTAAATCAAATCACCTTTAAATTACACTTGTAGAGCTTATTAGTCAatgtagaaataaaattataaattacaatgcTAAAGTTTAAACTATTAAAATCTTCGTTAATAGGTTGAGGAATTTAAATTGtcaacttataaaaaaaataatatggtCAATAATACttacattaataattattagagtTATGAAATCACTGTTTCATTTAAATATAGGCATAAAAACACTATTTTTTCttagttatattatattttgttttatttttataaaacatGAAACATCGTCGTAGCTTATGTTGCGATTACCATGTGTTACATATTAGTGCTGTCATTTCTTTTGACTTGGACTAACAACACAcgcttaataaaatataaatacataactATTAGATACAGAATTTAATCAGTGAACACATTTGGGTAGTAATTACAAATTTCTTATCAATCAAAAATATAAGTAGTGACCACCTTCGGCACCATACTCATATCGTCGGCGGGTGACTTTGTAGCAGCGACTAACGGAGGCCTACCGGCGTGTACATGCCCCATCATGGCGGAGACACTAGCATGCAAAAGAGGCGTTATCATGACTCAGGGAGCGCGATATCAATTTTGTCATACTTCACACAGACTGTTCATCACTTCATCACAATTTAACAACTCCAGCAGTTGAATGGCGGTCATATGTTGGAATTGCTAGCAATGATTGTAGGAACatcttttgttcttttcttaatGTTTCTATTTATTTAGTACCTAGATCGTCTAACTTGTTAGCTCACAGTTTAGCTACAATAGCATACTCTCAGGTTAACTCTTTATTTTGGGATTCTTTCCTCTCTCGATTTTCTCGCAGCATTATTATAGTAATTCACtatccttttttgttttttaaaaaaaaagaagtttagtattttttttttttttgaaagccacAAAGCCTAAAACTTCATTAAACTTGAATGAGAAGAAGGTTCTCATCAAGCGGAGGAGACGCATCCTACATAGACTAGGTGGTCCTTCACGTAGCCAAAGAATGAGCTACAGTATTTAAAGAGcaattaagaaaaaatgaataattaaataagagttaattctatttttttactagatttatatgtgataaTCTActttttaatccttttttattagaacatcctcatttggttttagagttaattccaccaatggtcctccgactatgttgattttctaaaattagtctccgacttttaatttggacaatttatgtcccttaactttcaaattcttttcaatgttggtcctgtcgtcaaattttggttaagttgaggtcaaatgaaggggtaaaattatccgttcacatgtttaatgtattattactcgcatttcttctgtcctatatgctgtatatatgaatataatctcagccgAAGTCTAAATCAGAACCATTAATCTCAGTcaaagtctcttcgactgagattatattcatatatatagcgtataggacaggagaaatacgagtaataatacactatacaagtgagcggacaattttaccccttcatttgacctcaacttaatcaaaatttgactaaaggaccgacattggaaagaatttgaaagtcaagggacttaaattgtccaaattaaaagtcgatgactaattttggaaaatcaacatagtcgaaggaccattgctgaaattaactctttggTTTTACTATTagtgtggcatgaccaattttagtccttcagtaacaaaatcgttgaaatatcgttaaatacaaagaaatttcaatcttttttatacaaagtatgttgaaccggtaaattttttatgtttattttttgaaaacattcatattaGAATACTGAAatatccttgtatttaacgatatttaaattaatttgttgatgAAAGAGAGGGAAGAGAGAGAATATGATAGTATCTTGCACGAGGTTGAGTTTTTTGTCCCCTTAAGTGGGTCCCATAAGAAAAAACAAGCAGCAAATCGAAGCCGCGTGGAGGTGACATTCGCGCCCACCGGGCGCGTTaagaatacttttttttttcttttctgtttttttacatttcgttatttatttattttttcttgtttttctttttctttttgcttcCCTTCTCTCCTAGGTGGAGCTTTAACATTTGTGCAAAACACTAATCTAACGAGGAAGGCCTAAAGGaccaaaaaatggtcatgtgacaataatactaggaccaaaagtgaatgttataataaaaaaatgattaaaattggattgtcacctataaatctaggacaaaaaaaaaaggaattaactaattaaataataaacgagttaatacccaatatagtcctcgactatagtggttttactcaatttagtcctaaatgactttttgtgcttaatttagtcctcgactttgatggttttacacaatttagtcctcttgttaaaaattctgttagttgacGGTTAGAAATACGGTCATAATGATAATTTCTCATCattcatcccatttgggatgattccttatttttccccttattaagatcaacacaaaaatacaaattttcataccaaatcaacttcaaccctaaataaataaatacaaagtaaataaatatttgggtatACAGATTTACATTTTtgcgtggatcttaataaggggaagaagcaAATGGGACGAAGGATGaaaaattaccattaggacctTATTTTTAAGCgtcaactaacagaatttttaacaaaggactaaatttggtaaaaccatcaaagtcgaggactaaattgagtacaaaaagtcatttaggactaaattgagtaaaaccactatagtcagggactatattgggtattaactcaataataAACCAATGATCAAGTGTGCATTTTATgtattatcaaaattttattgacaaaaaatattttagaaaatttttacaaatataGAAGATTTTGGATCATTGtgagtattttaaaaatattttacaaaatcaatcttctatgttgtatcaaataaattatacccgttcataattatcatcaaaTAAATTATACCCGTTCATAATAAGatggataatatatatatagagtaaatGATGCAACTAAATGATACATGAAAAATTGAGATTAATGGGTAAGTTTATGACAACTTAggttacattttaaatttagatTTGAAGTCCTTTATCACTGTATGCCacgtataatatatatcattaaaattttatatataatcgATATTGTTTGCTtatttaataattcataaaaatgcttataaaatattctaaaaattttattttatcacaTTTTTACTATGAAGATTAAAAACTAAAATCGctagtaaaaaataattaaaggattaaaattacattttttcaatgattattaataagtttttttttttaaaaaaaaaaacatatttcaaGCTTAACATAGCATCAATGTAGCCCATAAATGAGATCCAATCAAAATCCATTATTAATGATCTGGACATAGTGAAGCCCAAGCCTCTTTGTAAGATCATTCAAATAGAACTAGCCCAAAACACTTTGAGCCCACTAGAGTAATCACACTCTGAGCCCAATAACACGCTGAGTTCCGCTTATTTGAATCCTCAATTTCGAAACCCTAAGCTAGGGCTATCAAAATGGGCTGAAACTCGCGGGCTGGCCCGCTCCCGTCCCACGGTAGGGCTGGTTAGGATCATCTAAAAATAGGCCTGCAGAAatgcgggcctaatggggcggaCCGGAATTGACCCGTAGCCCGCGGGccaagtaatatatatatatatatacatagtctTAAACTTAATCCACCcaccatatttaatattttcaaatgcaATACTGTTTAGTTTGTGATTTGcgccaaattaaaaaaaaaatagtatagcattaaaatttatctattaattgaaatagtttaattagaaaataatatcaaatgaaatcatagatattaatttactttgtgGGTATAGCTGAAAGAAAAACATTATGTTAGTACAGAGTATTTAACTATGTTATGCATCGTAAATTTGTAATACACCTATTGCAAACCACTAtactttacttcattttttaaattttgaagcaaaaaaaaaaaaaaaaaaaaaccNaaaaaaaaaaaaaaaaaaaaaccacggGCCGGCCCGCAAACCCGCACAGGGCGAATTAAGGTTACACACATTCTGGCACACGAGCCTAACGGGCCGACCCGCAAAGCCCGCCAGAAATCTGGCCCGCGGTGGGCCGAGCCGGGCCGCCTTGACAGTACTAACCCTAGCTGTCTCTCATAGCATTTCCATCCCTCTCAACTCTCTGCCCTCAGTCGCAGCAGCAGCCTCCTCTCCGAGATGGGACGAGTGATCAGAGCTCAACGTAAGGGTGCCGGATCGGTTTTCAAGTCCCACACCCACCACCGCAAGGGCCCCGCCCGCTTCCGCTCCCTCGACTTCGGCGAGCGCAATGGCTACCTCAAGGGTGTGGTGTCTGAGATCATCCACGACCCCGGTCGCGGCGCCCCGCTCGCTCGCGTCACCTTCCGTCACCCCTTCCGCTTCCAGCACCAGAAGGAGCTTTTCGTGGCCGCCGAGGGCATGTACACCGGCCAGTTCGTCTACTGTGGTAAGAAGGCTAACCTCATCGTCGGCAACGTGCTGCCTCTCAGATCTATCCCCGAAGGTGCCGTCGTTTGCAATGTCGAGCACAAGGTTGGAGACCGCGGTGTCTTTGCCAGGTGCTCTGGTGATTACGTTATTGTTATCAGTCACAACCCCGATAATGGAACTACCAGGTACTCATATCtgtatattgaatgtttgtTCCGAATTTTATCCTtgaattgtattgtattgttCACAGAATCTCATGTTCTGCTATTTCGAATTTTTGATAATATTTGCGATGTTAGTCCGTTGTAATCGAAGTGGTGTAGTTTTTAGGGTTTTAAACTCGATAATCGAACACGTGCGTTTTAAGTACTTTTTAGGGTTTTAAACTCGATTATAGAACACTTGCGTTTTAAGATGAGATATGCTCTTTAATATGATCTTGATTGGACCAGAATTGGTATGCAATTGCAATCAAAGGGATTTGTTTCATAGAAGACTAGTTATCTGTGTAGAACATTCCCTAACCCTAGCCATATGTTTGACAGGATTAAGTTGCCATCAGGATCAAAGAAGATTGTTCCGAGTGGGTGCAGGGCCATGATTGGTCAGGTTGCTGGAGGTGGAAGAACAGAGAAACCACTCCTCAAAGCTGGAAATGCTTATCACAAGTTCCGCGTTAAGAGGAACTGCTGGCCTAAGGTCCGTGGTGTTGCCATGAATCCCGTTGAGCATCCTCACGGTGGTGGTAACCACCAGCACATTGGTCATGCCAGCACTGTCCGTCGTGATGCTCCACCAGGCCAAAAGGTTGGGCTCATTGCTGCAAGGAGGACTGGTCGTCTCCGTGGTCAAGCTGCCGCCACTGCTTCCAAGGCCGATAAGGCATAAGCAAAGAGCAGACTTTTGTTATGCAGTGGATTATACTAAATTTTGTTGGGATTTTAATTAAGCAGTAGTAAGTTTTGTTCTGTGGTTCATATTTGGACAACTATGGTATGGTATTACTAGTGATGTTTTCTTGATTCATTTCTTGCCTAGTTGTTGCTTGATTTGATTGTTTAGATGCCTCATCTACACACATTAATAGACATCAGTCAACTTTTTGcatgaaatttgatttttggcATAAAACATTGTCTTAGGCCCAGTTTCTTGGGCATTATTATTACATCTTACCTATGATAAGATTGATAGAAAGAAGCTATTACTTGATGAAACTTGCAGCACTTCATGCAGCAGCTTCTTTTGATTCTCCATCCTCCATTCCTTCCATTGTATCATACAATGGTTTGTTCAAGGTCTCAGGCAGGAAGAATCCTAGCAATCCTAGTCATCGGTTTAAACCCGATTGGGCCATAGTCGGCCATAGTCTCATCATTTTGCCCGACTGGAAAAGACCTTACATCCTAGTCTTTTCTTGCTCCTTGTCCTAGGAGCGGCTCTCCTTTGCAAGCGGCCACCACCGCCACCATAAAGATTAGTcttatttgacattttcttttttttttttttttttcaaatttaagtgAGGTTTATTAATGGTGATGTCATGATTGGGGGTGGTACAAGTTGTAAATGCAATGATGagaaagaaaatggaaagatATTGACTATAACAACAATAGAGTTTTGAATTTGAGTTAATATCATTATATTTAGTTCATGAGTTGCTTTCTAGGGAAATAATGCTCCTTTTGTCAGAAACTACTCTTTCCACTACTTTCCCCCCCATAGATTGCATGCTCTTTTTACAACTTTTATTCATACAACTTTTTTCAACTGTCCGCTGCAATATCCTTACTGGAATGCCACCCAAATCGAAATCTTCTTTCAAAGACCTCGTTAGAAACCTGAGATCTGTATCAGACAGCCGGTTTTTTCCGCTTACAAATGCAACAAACGTTGGTGGTCTCGCTTTCACCTGAGTGAAGTACTTAATCTTGGGTTGAGCGGCGTGATCTTTCCATGAATGTCTGCTCATCACCTACCATGGCATGGGAACACGATAAGCATGCATAGTAGTACCTCAGGGGAATAGGGTATAAATGTACAAGGGGCAATTCTCAAACCTTGAGTAGCCAGCGGTTGAGACGAGCAGTTGGCAATCTTAGACACCATTTTCTGTATGTTTCAACAACCTGACGCATCACATCAGTTTGCCCTTCTCCTTCAAGTGCCGAAACAAACACAACAGGTATTCCTGTGATCTGCAAATGAATTTGAATGGACCTCAGATCAAATAAAGCGTGAATGCTCAAAAAAACTCTCTTGTTCCCATCACTGAAGTAAAACTGTTGCATGCTGACAAACCTGGGGTATTACTGTCTGAATTTCTTCAGGAACAGCTTTGACAACACTCTGGTAGAGTTTCGAGTTTTGTTTCCCTCTAAGAAGATCCATCTTGTTTACAACTACAACCAGACCCCGCCCTTCCTCCACAGCTCTCCTTGCA encodes:
- the LOC116030723 gene encoding probable E3 ubiquitin-protein ligase RHB1A, with amino-acid sequence MGGCCCCCASKGGELNSSSPFYHYPRVSEERQPLSHHGSTALVLSTGLLVDTNLDTSSPDTYRPPPTPRPYETHAGRPRTPPGNQDGHKNEAAAQTKDTETCEEANSGNGTEIADTATKGSDAKVQDNIELTAQKEVVDELEKSGELKKSNEPIVPSLQEEEDVCPTCLEEYDEENPKIITQCEHHFHLSCILEWMERSDTCPVCDQEMVFSA
- the LOC116028367 gene encoding 60S ribosomal protein L8-like; this encodes MGRVIRAQRKGAGSVFKSHTHHRKGPARFRSLDFGERNGYLKGVVSEIIHDPGRGAPLARVTFRHPFRFQHQKELFVAAEGMYTGQFVYCGKKANLIVGNVLPLRSIPEGAVVCNVEHKVGDRGVFARCSGDYVIVISHNPDNGTTRIKLPSGSKKIVPSGCRAMIGQVAGGGRTEKPLLKAGNAYHKFRVKRNCWPKVRGVAMNPVEHPHGGGNHQHIGHASTVRRDAPPGQKVGLIAARRTGRLRGQAAATASKADKA